The DNA window GCGATCATGCCCCAGAAATCGGCCCTCGAAAATCGCACAGGCGACGTGCTATCATAGGCCTGCGGAAATGAAAACACGGCCCGGTCGGTAGTCCGGGCGCGAAGCCGCCGTCGCGCATCCTGCGCGCCGCCCGCTTCGTCAGTAACCTGCCTCCTTGGTTGTCCGATTTCCGTGTGACGGCTACATACAAGGAGGACAATCATGCAGGTCATCACGTCGTCCACGCTGACCGTGCTTCACGACGGCCAATTCTGGGTGGGCATCTGCGAGCATACCGACGCGGAAGAGGGACGCTACGGCGCCTGCCGCGTGGTGTTCGGGGCTGTCGAACCCGCCGATACGGAGATGCTCGCGTTCGTCTGTGCGCGTTGGGCGTCGCTTCCGTTCGCGCAGGTAGAGGCCGAAGAGGCCGGTGCGGCACCGTCGCATGCGAACCCCAAGCGCCGCCAGCGCGAGGCGCGCCGCCAGGTGGAGCGCGCGGGCCTCGGCACGAAG is part of the Arabiibacter massiliensis genome and encodes:
- a CDS encoding YjdF family protein, which gives rise to MQVITSSTLTVLHDGQFWVGICEHTDAEEGRYGACRVVFGAVEPADTEMLAFVCARWASLPFAQVEAEEAGAAPSHANPKRRQREARRQVERAGLGTKAQQAMSAAYEERKQERKAGARDAREAEAERQYALKQQKRKQKHLGH